Proteins from one Plasmodium gaboni strain SY75 chromosome 4, whole genome shotgun sequence genomic window:
- a CDS encoding hypothetical protein (conserved Plasmodium protein, unknown function) produces MMFNTTNEKTENQDLNDAIEININNIANKLANILYITNVGMKENFELKNNLHFSKFLNDMRSYCVNLIQSINNLNSNFYNLTCLPVYSIPRNPYTNILDINVITNNISVDDNVDKIKEKQTLLQSFHNKYEKYKNNFHQSIKHIETFNDQLFSALNNLDHIKMSIKYKDQESSTYGNILSDRLKNKQKDHEHLELYIARIHYGLF; encoded by the coding sequence ATGATGTTTAATACTACAAATGAAAAAACAGAGAATCAAGATTTGAATGATGCGATcgaaataaatattaataatattgcAAACAAGCTAGCgaacattttatatattactaaTGTTGGGATGAAAGAAAATtttgaattaaaaaataatttacaCTTTTCAAAgtttttaaatgatatgAGATCTTATTGTGTTAATTTAATTCAGTCGattaataatttgaatagtaatttttataatttaacATGTTTACCTGTATATTCCATTCCAAGAAATCcatatacaaatattttagATATAAATGTTATTACGAATAATATAAGTGTAGATGACAATgttgataaaataaaagaaaaacaaacaTTATTACAATCatttcataataaatatgaaaaatataaaaacaattttCATCAATCTATTAAACATATTGAAACTTTTAATGACCAACTTTTTTCAgcattaaataatttagaTCATATCAAAATGtctataaaatataaagacCAAGAATCATCTACATATGGAAATATTCTTTCTGACAGAttgaaaaataaacaaaaagaTCATGAACACTTAGAGTTATATATTGCTAGAATACATTATGGTTTATTctaa
- a CDS encoding hypothetical protein (conserved Plasmodium protein, unknown function) produces the protein MNNNTYEYKESKQLKYNNKLTNERDIYYSGGLNEYGNANGNVSVYINKEMGERKMNNGFIVERANPYDRKNISLNNKGDYSMDAFNPNNNSNNSNTSNNNSNCNNNSNCNNNSNCNNNNSGVYFNNNNCSNNSSASSNNVSSVNICESRLRQPSRSYEQQPIIESNRKDMCYYLPGASRHSFSFRDNNLKSNINDNKNCRSVKIIGEPFPLDVISRNKYCVEKGIYGSKFSKSFETTNVSNDHIINNRSNTTVSNVSSTCSISNIDNIGTLSNNKFNINNNNNNNNNSSSSCCCNNKAQTDYEVYENFDKVDITTHNYNNDRLIKNTHLLNEQNNNSTNSKYQSYHVKTTTNLNSSFSSHIHNDFKKCNDTYPLTTDEYSNDNKMNITHLKTNVNANIIGISSFETVSSLNDNNIFIFEKKNEIKKEPTRDRNMNDIVMNGRKNEENFVNINMTNEKSCNLFKTKSKTVMLPNDNYEMMHVEGRYNIGDVKEDSYDHKMCLDRKKVNLTDGISNNNINSEYLFDSCNKYLNVENNYDNKNDQLEIQKDCSFLSAEEFVEDILKNGEMKNISDIEETEGMDDIKDMNELENMNDEEDMLMEAVDESYEHSDKEKECPSNLLIQNNSNMLYDEYRVHVEEYGLMKVHRNNDTGQIKDIKVKQEMDPLKTISTNNMNNMNNMNSMNSINNMNSINNNNNNNNCNSGVGNFHNNNKFNDGDNKNVEENSNLTHHDQLTSFYFNSLENNKNKCNGKDIEENDNNSQKDMKKYKPKVQTKIRTKLKLRMKDDDKLNKKKKKKIPGRIYKVIVRGKECWRAEWLVHSKNDDLRTLHPKLANINNEKINFHAYNNNNNNNNNHFNNPFNNFDNNIDNDEDIGDMNNSKDKKNNLKKKSKQFSVSVYGHENARLFALFELIKYNCVPDSLKEEATICIHNIKKNLLNSEKSSNKSFNGPFLQFLLSDENNEYSSMFYKKLENNPVNNYNKYNNNININNNINNNNNNNNNNWYGRNTASSLSESNIYNHLNVGFNANINGINYMNSMNNNNYLNHLTNNLNHHNNHMNHHTSNLNHIKGYTNDNYSIKSETSQSLKDKKENMNSMMLLNDNNSNSNNNYYYSKINYMNKSDGSFNPPNNNMNSNNNMNSNNNMNSNGNNNNNSNNSSSVNINMNSNGNPNNHNIVNANHSGNNNNHVVLNNNNNNNNNNNNNTFDFSGKINSNSYIVENNNTLLKGSNNINNLYNNISYVEDNKIDEEILYDNETISNNIHNDDFCSNKNSVLKDILYNMDHKMTNNNNYNTSFIYDDDTTTTATVTNNSNYLNGQVNSQNEISNNSVQTDMLVNPMMYRNYIYSNAEVDNMKINSNYPPKMMNNNTNMMYNHNSNFNHFNNYNRNVNN, from the coding sequence ATGAATAACAATACGTATGAGTATAAGGAATCAAAACAGCTAAAGTATAACAACAAGCTTACAAATGAAAgagatatatattactcAGGTGGGCTAAACGAATATGGTAATGCTAATGGCAATGTATcagtatatataaataaagaaatgggtgaaagaaaaatgaaCAATGGTTTTATTGTTGAAAGAGCAAATCCTTATGATcgtaaaaatatatcattaaataataagGGTGATTATTCTATGGACGCCTTTAACCCCAAcaataatagtaataatagtaacacaagtaataataatagtaattgtaataataatagtaattgtaataataatagtaattgtaataataataacagTGGTGTGTATttcaataataataattgtaGTAATAACAGTAGTGCTAGTAGTAACAATGTTTCAAGTGTGAATATCTGTGAAAGTAGATTAAGACAACCTAGTCGATCCTATGAACAACAACCAATAATAGAAAGTAATAGAAAGGATATGTGCTATTATCTACCAGGTGCATCACGACATTCTTTCAGCTTTAgagataataatttaaaatcTAATATTAATGACAACAAAAATTGTAGGAGTGTTAAAATAATAGGTGAACCCTTCCCCTTAGATGTAATATCACGAAACAAATATTGTGTTGAAAAAGGAATCTATGGTTCTAAGTTTAGTAAGTCTTTTGAAACTACGAATGTATCTAATgatcatattattaataatagAAGTAATACAACTGTAAGTAATGTTAGTAGTACTTGTAGTATTAGTAACATCGACAACATAGGAACGctttcaaataataaatttaatataaataataataataataataataataatagtagtagtagttgttgttgtaataataaagcACAAACAGATTATGAAGTGTATGAAAATTTTGATAAGGTAGATATAACAAcacataattataataatgatagattaataaaaaatactcatttattaaatgaacaaaataataattcaacAAATTCCAAGTATCAAAGTTATCACGTAAAAACTACAACAAATCTTAATTCGTCATTTTCATCTCATATACATAATGATTTTAAAAAGTGTAATGATACCTATCCATTAACAACTGATGAATATtcaaatgataataaaatgaacataacacatttaaaaacaaatgTAAATGCAAATATAATAGGTATTAGTAGTTTTGAAACGGTGAGCTCTCTTAAtgacaataatatatttatttttgagaaaaaaaatgaaattaaaaaggaACCTACTAGAGATAGAAATATGAATGACATTGTAATGAAtggaagaaaaaatgaagaaaattttgtaaatattaatatgacGAATGAAAAGAGTtgtaatttatttaaaacaaaaagtAAAACTGTGATGCTTCCAAATGATAACTATGAAATGATGCATGTAGAGGGTAGATATAATATAGGAGATGTAAAAGAGGACTCATATGATCACAAAATGTGTCTAGATCGAAAAAAAGTAAACCTCACCGATGGTAttagtaataataatattaatagtgAGTACCTTTTTGACAGTTGTAACAAATACCTGAATgttgaaaataattatgataataaaaatgacCAGCTAGAAATTCAGAAAGATTGCAGTTTTTTATCAGCTGAAGAATTTGTTGAggatattttaaaaaatggagaaatgaaaaatattagtGATATCGAAGAGACCGAAGGTATGGATGATATAAAGGACATGAATGAATTagaaaatatgaatgatGAAGAGGACATGCTGATGGAAGCTGTAGATGAATCTTATGAACATTCAGATAAAGAGAAGGAATGTCCTAGTAATTTATTGATCCaaaataatagtaatatgttatatgatgaatataGGGTTCATGTAGAAGAATATGGATTAATGAAGGTTCATAGGAATAACGACACGGGTCAAATAAAGGATATTAAGGTGAAGCAAGAGATGGATCCACTAAAAACAATTAGCACAaacaatatgaataatatgaataatatgaatagtatgaatagtataaataatatgaacagtataaataacaacaataataataataattgtaataGTGGTGTTGGtaattttcataataataataaatttaatgatggagataataaaaatgtcGAAGAGAACTCAAATCTGACACATCATGATCAATTAAcatcattttattttaactcattagaaaataataaaaataagtGTAATGGAAAAGATATCGAAGagaatgataataattcGCAGAAAGATATGAAAAAGTACAAACCTAAGGTTCAAACAAAAATACgaacaaaattaaaattaagaatgaaagatgatgataaattaaataagaaaaagaaaaagaaaatacctggaagaatatataaagttATTGTAAGAGGTAAAGAATGTTGGAGAGCCGAATGGTTAGTGCATtcaaaaaatgatgatTTAAGAACATTACATCCAAAGCTTGccaatataaataatgaaaaaataaatttccatgcatataataataataataataataataataatcattttaataatccgtttaataattttgataacaatattgataatgatgaagatattggtgatatgaataattctaaagataagaaaaataatttaaaaaaaaaaagtaaacAATTCTCTGTATCAGTATATGGTCATGAAAATGCAAGATTATTTGCATTATTTgaattaattaaatataattgtGTACCAGATAGTTTAAAGGAAGAGGCAACCATATgtattcataatataaagaaaaacTTGCTTAATTCTGAGAAATCTTCTAATAAATCTTTTAATGGACCTTTTTTACAATTTTTACTTTCagatgaaaataatgagTATTCCTCTATGTTTTATAAGAAGTTGGAAAATAACCCAGTAAACAACTATAACAagtataataataatataaatataaataataatataaataataataataataataataataataattggTATGGAAGAAATACAGCAAGTTCTCTTAGCGAgagtaatatatataatcatcTTAACGTAGGATTTAATGCTAACATTAATGgtattaattatatgaatagtatgaataataataattatttaaatcatCTTACTAATAATTTGAATCATCACAACAATCATATGAATCACCACACAAGTAATTTAAACCATATAAAGGGATACACAAATGATAACTATAGTATTAAATCTGAGACAAGTCAATCATTGAAAGACAAAAAGGAAAACATGAACAGCATGATgttattaaatgataataatagtaatagtaataataattattattatagtaaaataaattatatgaataaaagTGACGGTTCCTTTAATCCACCCAATAACAATATGAATAGTAACAACAATATGAATAGTAACAACAACATGAATAGTAATGgtaacaataataataatagtaacAATAGTAGTAGTGTGAATATAAACATGAATAGTAATGGTAACCctaataatcataatattgTTAATGCTAACCATTCTggaaataataacaatCATGTAGTacttaataataataataataataataataataataataataacacTTTTGACTTTAGTGGTAAAATAAATTCAAATTCATATATTgtagaaaataataatacattattaaaaggatcaaataatataaacaatttatataataatatttcatatgttgaagataataaaatcgatgaagaaatattatatgataatgaaaccataagtaataatatacataatgATGATTTCTGctcaaataaaaatagtgttcttaaagatatattatataatatggATCATAAAATGACAAACaacaataattataatacaagctttatatatgatgatgataCAACCACCACAGCTACCGTTACCAATAATAGTAATTACCTGAACGGTCAGGTAAATAGCCAAAATGAAATAAGTAATAATAGTGTGCAAACTGACATGTTGGTTAATCCTATGATGTATAggaattatatatattcaaatgCTGAAGTggataatatgaaaattaaTTCAAATTATCCCCCTAAAATgatgaataataataccAATATGATGTATAATCATAATAGCAATTTTAATCATTTCAATAATTATAATCGTAATGTGAATAATtga
- a CDS encoding hypothetical protein (conserved Plasmodium protein, unknown function), producing the protein MMDNEESKVKEIYHSPFEGHKNIPFCDENFTNNIIHCNMIKCMNKKGQEKLKKLLKVNNNLIYDNILHLNIYVKSIWLCMNLKCTFTIHDLILIARSFKNTEILYDNNSFNTNLEDSLYKEDKTGNSFYIYFHNYKIRKNVVKIFFKKPYVVCFIHKNGSIHLHGSATLRKILLILIKVVKKLKYKTFWTYLNQQKDDKLNCDRYQEDDCISIESKAGFSSSCSDNNDDKMFASNYEQDEKNYEHNKKNYEQDKNFCEHNKKNYEQGQNFCEHNKKNYEQGQTCCEHNKINYEQIVHINKKTNLNNQNKDEVVCSDKSDIDIDKNIEDAFVNYEKFLDDFSEDNISDACTEKQPEELHIMEGLEKSDDLMSDNSINNVDDMKRNICVTNKTDINDTINSCEHMIKKLNERFEHYDFYGNDELYEKVISKDKNKEEKLVNDNYYDDIKSECNIIKNGEDFDFNINNLDDDMNFLTSDLNYNDLNKKENIISNNKQNNVSSKSFVKINDNECSEKKKITSYNNNNNDDIFDNSFFYFEDEKKELLSKKDIYKIDKYQKWKYIIRDDIIFDMNSLNIKQFVCVFKIQLKYFDIGRISKYSEFKNILIEINNIIYIRIDQNFLSKLMEQETIHKCVKTDTMNNEKKNKKSTIRTVLLFASGNVIIYACKSKREILCITRFIINALKRNNNIII; encoded by the coding sequence atgATGGATAATGAAGAAAGTAAGGTAAAAGAAATTTATCATTCTCCTTTTGAAGGTCATAAAAATATCCCATTTTGTGACGAAAATTTTACTaacaatattatacattgtaatatgattaaatgtatgaataaaaaaggtcaagagaaattaaaaaaattattaaaagttaataataatttaatatatgataatattcTACATCtgaatatatatgttaaaagTATTTGGTTATGTATGAATTTAAAATGTACATTCACTATTCAtgatttaattttaattgcacgatcttttaaaaacacagaaatattatatgataataattcttttaatacAAACCTAGAGgattcattatataaagaagaTAAAACTGGTAActctttttatatttattttcataattataaaattagaaaaaatgtagtcaaaattttttttaaaaaaccTTATGTTGTTTGCtttattcataaaaatgGATCAATACACCTACACGGGTCAGCCACACTACggaaaattttattaattttaataaaagtggtgaaaaaattaaaatataaaaccTTTTGGACATATTTAAATCAACAAAAGGATGATAAGTTAAATTGTGATAGATATCAAGAGGATGATTGTATTTCCATTGAGAGTAAAGCGGGTTTTAGTTCTTCATGTAGTGATAACAATGATGATAAAATGTTTGCAAGTAATTATGAACAggatgaaaaaaattatgaacataataaaaaaaattatgaacaggacaaaaatttttgtgaacataataaaaaaaattatgaacaGGGCCAAAATTTTTGtgaacataataaaaaaaattatgaacaGGGCCAAACTTGTTGtgaacataataaaataaattatgaacaaatagttcatattaataaaaagacAAACTTAAACAACCAAAATAAGGACGAAGTGGTATGTAGTGATAAATCAGACATAGatatagataaaaatatagaagaCGCATTTGttaattatgaaaaattttTGGACGATTTTAGTGAAGATAATATTAGTGATGCATGTACAGAGAAACAACCAGAAGAGTTACATATCATGGAAGGATTAGAAAAAAGTGATGACCTTATGTCTGATAAtagtataaataatgttgacgatatgaaaagaaatatttgTGTGACAAACAAAACGGACATTAATGATACTATTAATAGTTGTGAACATAtgattaaaaaattaaatgagAGGTTTGAACATTATGATTTTTATGGAAATGACgaattatatgaaaagGTTATATCAAAAGATAAGAACAAGGAAGAAAAATTAGTgaatgataattattatgatgatataaaaagtgaatgtaatattataaaaaacGGTGAAGATTTTgattttaatataaataatttagatgatgatatgaattttttaaCATCTGATTTAAACTATAatgatttaaataaaaaggaaaatattataagtaATAATAAGCAAAATAATGTTTCCTCTAAATCGTTTGTTaaaattaatgataatgaatgttccgaaaaaaaaaaaataacatcttacaataataataataatgatgatatatttgataattcttttttttattttgaagatgaaaaaaaagaattattaagCAAAAAggatatttataaaattgataaatatcaaaaatggaaatatattataagagatgatattattttcgATATGAATTCTTTAAACATTAAACAGTTTGTATGTGTATTTAAAATTCAActaaaatattttgatatagGAAGAATCTCTAAATATTCagaatttaaaaatattttaattgaaataaataatattatatatataagaattGATCAAAATTTCTTAAGTAAATTAATGGAGCAAGAAACCATACATAAATGTGTTAAAACAGATACTAtgaataatgaaaaaaaaaataaaaaaagtacaATTAGGACCGTACTTTTATTCGCATCCGGTAATGTTATCATTTATGCTTGTAAGAGTAAGAGagaaatattatgtataactagatttataattaatgccctcaaaagaaataataatataataatatag
- a CDS encoding hypothetical protein (conserved Plasmodium protein, unknown function) produces the protein MYLLCIFLYILSYLCFIRCIIKKKNVSQRCQFLIPHISKEGIYKCKDNKIIRMTRKKSLDRNIVCSNGLSEFIEKDININNKMKNIRELNKKYIDNNVLIKADIFSNIMEKKNNTNLFLKKFCSYINMEYDETTRDLEELKINKRLEDYNNINMYDNKSNNIYNNNNNNSHSCSHSHNHNNCNSNCNGFIKCIEKNQDVLQLVEGYLLLTLKNKHIFSFLKNKKKIIFSVSSGVDSLCLFYSFIFVIYKILISIIYKNSNYFDFMNKINSVYLYTHEDILDIIQEHRYKNNVSFFLSILNKMIVIYCHHNTRKECTSEMNFLKSVCKKFGINFKSKKLTEKSLQKLNVINLKKNDTKVKNKININMMKNNKKNFLLLARTWRRNIYVHLSDDILKRDTKNMEHMENMENIENIENIENMKDSNNIYNTNMKDPLNMLDPYTYENYIFDINNYIKTTNKKYITNILIKKXXXXXXXXIVFLGHHKNDNNETVLLQFFRGVFLKNLRGIKFLSYYKNCLLYRPFIKLNKCHLYKYMQVINKTWNFDSSNNNLSKSRNFIRNVLIPNITHILKDKSHTNRESYNVDKQINNKHDNNIIDNNIIVHNYNERHIFNKKDMNKYDNIEISKNNVVDKNNELKNQHVYINPSLDKRLKNVLSQTTNLENYLNYYDNMFFTYLKKKYYKRDLNAEKIITHKEDKYINVQHKNNRNNENIINIKNNRNVINMNKSYNTYKNVDTDLVDVNIHLKKKIKDNTYQDAHNIFMNEYFKMQNNLYNIFFPTHKMEALIKINKILYEKNIYLKIFNFLELLLIPSKLIRLEILYNIIKKFAKVNIKYVNIERLYEQMIAYINQYIKMEKKKYYTTQFFYKSHISNHDDNMLDNKMNVQNKKINAKIKDLFGDKKIEEDNFIIINITKSKSIILQNNLFRIMERDMVEELIKRKKGNXXXXXXXXXXXXXXXXXXXXXXXXHNDDIQKDYFNIDKKDTHIQHGEDISSEKSFLYNKTKIVNENHIKTDQYNDNLPVCFKEKSANIFVYNNISTEVSRLKKYAITKNNDKKNIFLLIKKRKKKKKEKFNIHIRYIKKNDYVYLEKKKISVNKFLAFHNIPYIYRTALPVIEISNFNNNHILFFYIFTHLKSPYFTLREKTFPQKYMNTHFVYDIKFKRTRQ, from the coding sequence ATGTATCTATTAtgcatatttttatatattttatcatatcTATGTTTTATCAGatgtataataaaaaaaaaaaatgtgtCGCAGAGATGTCAATTTTTGATTCCACATATAAGTAAGGAAGGAATATATAAGTGTAAggataataaaattataaggATGACTAGAAAAAAATCGTTAGATAGAAATATTGTGTGTAGTAATGGTTTATCAGAATTTATAGAAAAGgatattaatataaataataagatgaagaatataagagaattaaacaaaaaatatattgataataatgttttaataaaagCAGATATATTTAGTAATATAAtggagaaaaaaaataatactaatttatttttaaaaaagttttgttcttatataaatatggaATATGATGAAACAACAAGAGATTTGgaagaattaaaaataaataaacgTTTGGAggattataataatattaatatgtatgataataaaagtaacaacatatataataataataataataatagtcATAGTTGTAGTCATAGTcataatcataataattgtaataGTAATTGTAATGGTTTCATTAAATGTATTGAAAAGAATCAAGATGTTTTACAACTTGTCGAAGGGTActtattattaacattaaaaaataaacatatattttcttttttaaaaaataagaaaaaaataatttttagTGTAAGCTCAGGAGTAGATTCTTTATGtcttttttattcattcatatttgtaatttataaaatattaataagtattatatataaaaattcaaattattttgattttatgaataaaataaatagtgtatatttatatacacatGAAGATATTCTAGATATCATTCAAGAACatagatataaaaataatgtttctttttttctatctattttaaacaaaatgattgttatatattgtCATCATAACACAAGAAAAGAATGTACTAGTGAAATGAATTTTCTTAAAAGTGTTTGTAAAAAGTTTGgaattaattttaaatcCAAAAAATTAACAGAAAAAAGTttacaaaaattaaatgtcatcaatttaaaaaaaaatgacaCAAAGGTAAAGAAcaagataaatataaatatgatgaaaaataataaaaagaactttttattattagCTCGTACATGGagaagaaatatttatgttcatttgtctgatgatatattaaaaagggacacaaaaaatatggaacatatggaaaatatggaaaatattgaaaatattgaaaatattgaaaatatgaaagactcaaataatatatataatactaATATGAAGGACCCCTTAAACATGTTAGATCCTTATACATATGAGAACTATATATTcgatataaataattatattaaaacaacaaataagaaatatattacaaatatattaataaagaaaNNNNNNNNNNNNNNNNNNNNNNNGATTGTATTCTTAGGACatcataaaaatgataataatgaaacAGTTCTGTTACAATTTTTTAGAGGTGtttttcttaaaaatttaagaggaataaaatttttgagttattataaaaattgtttattatatagaccttttattaaattaaataaatgccatttgtataaatacatgcaagtaataaataaaacCTGGAATTTTGATTcatctaataataatttgtCTAAATCTAGAAATTTTATTAGGAATGTTCTTATACCTAATATCACACacatattaaaagataaaagTCATACAAATAGAGAGAGTTATAATGTGGataaacaaataaacaACAAACATGATAACAATATcatagataataatattattgttcataattataatgaaagacatatttttaataagaAAGACATGAAcaaatatgataatatagaaatatccaaaaataatgttgtagataaaaataacGAATTAAAAAATCAACATGTGTATATAAACCCAAGTTTAGACAAACGATTAAAGAATGTATTAAGTCAAACAACTAATTtagaaaattatttaaattattatgacAATATGTTCtttacatatttaaaaaagaaatattacAAAAGAGATTTGAACGcagaaaaaattataacacataaagaagataaatatataaatgtgcaacataaaaataatagaaataatgaaaatattataaatatcaaaaataatagaaatgttataaatatgaataaatcttataatacttataaaaatgtagaTACTGATTTAGTTGATGTGAACATTcatttgaaaaaaaaaatcaaagATAATACATATCAAGATGctcataatatttttatgaatgaatattttaaaatgcaaaataatttatataatatttttttccctACACATAAAATGGAAGCcttaataaaaataaataaaatattatatgagaaaaatatttatttaaaaatttttaattttttggAGCTTTTATTAATACCCTCTAAACTAATTAGActagaaatattatataatattataaaaaaatttgcaaaggtaaatattaaatatgtaaaCATCGAAAGGTTATATGAACAGATGATAgcatatataaatcaatatataaaaatggaaaaaaagaaatattatacaactcaatttttttataaatcCCATATTTCTAATcatgatgataatatgttagataataaaatgaatgttcaaaataaaaaaataaatgcAAAAATAAAGGATTTATTTGGggataaaaaaatagaggaagataattttattattattaatataacGAAGAGTAAGAGCATTATTCTGCagaataatttatttaGAATAATGGAAAGGGATATGGTTGaagaattaataaaaaggaaaaaagGAAATCANNNNNNNNNNNNNNNNNNNNNNNNNNNNNNNNNNNNNNNNNNNNNNNNNNNNNNNNNNNNNNNNNNNNTTCATAATGATGACATTCAAAAGgattattttaatattgataaaaaagataCACATATACAACATGGTGAGGATATCTCGTCAGAGAAATcttttctatataataaaactAAAATTGTAAATGAGAATCATATAAAAACTGATCAATATAATGACAATCTACCAGTATgttttaaagaaaaaagtgctaatatttttgtatataataacatatcAACAGAAGTATCTAGATTAAAGAAATATGctataacaaaaaataatgataagaagaatatttttcttctcataaaaaaaaggaaaaaaaaaaaaaaagaaaaatttaatatacacattcgttatataaaaaaaaatgattatgtttatttagaaaaaaaaaaaattagtGTTAACAAATTTTTAGCATTTCATAATAtaccatatatatatagaacAGCTTTACCAGTTATAGAAATAAGTAATTTTAATAACaatcatattttatttttttatatttttactcATTTAAAAAGTCCTTATTTCACCTTACGAGAAAAAACATTTCcacaaaaatatatgaacaCCCATTTTGTTTATGACATTAAATTTAAGCGCACAAGGCAATAg